One Xyrauchen texanus isolate HMW12.3.18 chromosome 46, RBS_HiC_50CHRs, whole genome shotgun sequence DNA segment encodes these proteins:
- the LOC127638394 gene encoding patatin-like phospholipase domain-containing protein 2, whose product MWKNMKESAKEWNISFAGCGFLMAYYCGVYCCLFERSRFLLEGVTKICGASSGALMGVILACQMSPTKCCENLLEMSREARKGTLGAVHPSVNLLKVVQNFLTRDLPDNAHILATGRLCVSLTRVSDGTNVLVSEFDSKEDLIQALVCSCFYPLYCGVIPPSYHGIRYVDGALSDNMPYASLRNTITISPFSGESDISPYGNPFYFHEIYYNNVSIHINFINAYRVVIAFLPPKPEVLADICQNGYKDAFIFLKENDILKVQSPLSELTLTNEWDHFPSSWRYVTEHKPTKDEDYYIASWSKVNKHAKNILPESIKKVFCKARMRENEEMRCTLSGQLSCFVKWCILPVEMAYLMLLRLAVWSPEMWSDLRWMCQMTSKVIRWVWKKAFSRSHLHAHKSPALHHNGFSSSDSTD is encoded by the exons ATGTGGAAGAACATGAAGGAGTCTGCTAAAGAATGGAATATTTCTTTTGCCGGCTGTGGATTTCTGATGGCGTACTACTGTGGAGTTTATTGCTGTTTATTTGAACGCTCACGGTTTCTTCTTGAGGGGGTGACAAAGATTTGTGGGGCTTCATCTGGTGCCCTCATGGGTGTAATATTAGCATGTCAAATGTCTCCAA CCAAATGCTGTGAAAATTTGCTGGAAATGTCCCGAGAGGCTCGAAAAGGCACTCTGGGTGCCGTACATCCCTCCGTCAACTTGTTGAAGGTAGTTCAAAACTTCCTGACCCGAGATCTGCCTGACAACGCCCACATACTCGCCACCGGACGACTGTGTGTGTCCCTTACTCGTGTGTCAGATGGAACAAATGTGTTGGTCTCTGAGTTTGACAGCAAAGAAGATCTCATTCAG GCGCTGGTTTGTAGCTGTTTTTATCCACTGTACTGTGGCGTGATACCTCCAAGCTATCATGGAATT AGGTATGTAGATGGTGCATTAAGTGATAATATGCCTTACGCTAGTCTGAGAAACACAATCACCATCTCCCCTTTTTCTGGGGAGAGTGACATCAGTCCTTACGGCAACCCCTTTTACTTCCATGAAATATATTACAATAACGTCAGCATTCACATCAACTTCATTAACGCATACCGAGTGGTCATTGCGTTTTTACCTCCAAAACCAGAA GTTTTGGCTGACATATGTCAAAATGGCTATAaggatgctttcatatttttaaaagaaaatg acattCTGAAGGTGCAGTCACCGCTATCTGAGTTGACCTTGACTAATGAATGGGATCATTTTCCATCATCTTGGAGATATGTTACAGAACACAAGCCGACAAAAGACGAAGATTATTATATTGCAAGTTGGTCAAAAGTGaacaaacatgctaaaaacatcctTCCAGAGTCCATCAAAAAAG TGTTTTGTAAGGCCAGGATGAGGGAAAATGAAGAAATGAGATGCACTCTCTCAGGACAGCTGAGCTGCTTTGTAAAGTGGTGCATTCTGCCAGTGGAGATGGCTTACCTCATGCTGCTTAG GCTTGCTGTATGGTCTCCAGAGATGTGGTCTGATCTGAGGTGGATGTGCCAGATGACCAGCAAAGTTATTAGATGGGTGTGGAAGAAAGCATTCTCAAGAAG TCATTTACACGCACACAAGTCTCCAGCTCTTCATCACAATGGCTTTTCATCTTCTGATTCAACTGACTGA